The Leisingera caerulea DSM 24564 genome has a window encoding:
- a CDS encoding peptidoglycan-binding domain-containing protein, with translation MRDLQESLNALGFDAGPADGIFGLRTSRALNAYRSVKGAPFSGYPLAKEAEAIISAAREADGSQPIAVAATAAVVPPDTPGVAPVPTRVFAGPGQFPPSRFRGYGFLAFPALASEYDFDRHMKLCQAYVNSLPATSSVKQPRGDQFVTVWPIKDKRLASSLNGKFLRLETSAKCSKAIDDYDDGQAREVLANVRAAQNVSLDGRGPYLFGWIPANEYGQAGKLILMLDLSRVTTYEQALVQLQSWQQKIATNPELLRDGLSVENIRRTIRDWSDQHGQAFLMLIGAG, from the coding sequence ATGCGCGACTTGCAGGAGAGTCTCAATGCATTGGGGTTTGACGCAGGCCCCGCGGACGGGATCTTCGGGCTTCGGACATCACGAGCGCTAAATGCGTACCGCTCAGTAAAGGGTGCCCCGTTTTCCGGTTATCCACTCGCCAAGGAGGCTGAGGCAATTATAAGTGCAGCGAGAGAGGCCGATGGTAGCCAGCCGATCGCTGTGGCTGCAACTGCTGCTGTGGTGCCGCCAGACACACCCGGCGTCGCACCGGTTCCAACCCGGGTCTTTGCGGGACCTGGACAGTTCCCCCCATCACGCTTCAGGGGGTATGGCTTCCTTGCCTTCCCCGCATTGGCCTCAGAGTATGATTTCGACCGCCATATGAAGCTCTGCCAAGCATATGTGAACAGCCTGCCCGCAACCTCATCGGTCAAACAACCGCGAGGGGATCAATTCGTCACAGTATGGCCGATCAAGGACAAGAGGCTGGCGTCCTCCCTAAATGGCAAGTTTCTCAGGCTTGAGACGTCGGCCAAATGCTCGAAGGCCATCGATGATTATGATGATGGACAAGCGCGTGAAGTGCTGGCCAATGTGCGCGCGGCTCAGAATGTTTCCCTGGATGGCCGGGGGCCCTACCTCTTCGGCTGGATCCCGGCGAATGAGTACGGTCAGGCGGGCAAGCTCATCCTGATGCTGGACCTGTCTCGCGTCACCACCTACGAGCAGGCCCTGGTGCAGCTGCAAAGCTGGCAGCAGAAGATTGCCACGAACCCTGAGCTGCTGCGCGATGGATTATCGGTCGAGAATATACGGCGAACGATCAGGGATTGGTCAGATCAGCACGGACAAGCATTCCTTATGCTGATTGGGGCAGGGTAG